The following coding sequences lie in one Changpingibacter yushuensis genomic window:
- a CDS encoding PH domain-containing protein, whose amino-acid sequence MSLESDPAQLDQSDAPHSAVPDTQWHRFTKATVLGDALKLVGFLGLAVFYGAKQILENDGIDELRDSVSGISSFILIILAAVAAFVLIVTVFSAITWRFKRFALVPDGIHLQSGVFIKQHVHVRWDRVQSVDISQNLVARVLNQGSVAVESGAAGTDDVELGLLTMKHCEALRQVIMEASAAARLGKDPEFGDWTKGSAVTAQEFPIYALETRRLVLTTLYSVSGIAGIFSLAGTLLVGLVLDGFAWIPFLFVVLGSAWSSIKKLAKTWGTKVFLASNGVRIRSGLVSTFAQTVAPGRVHAIEINQPRMWRRLGWWRLSVLTLATGEVNDDADALVIPVGTREEVERMLWVILPDLGVDDAQAFLEEAFAGSGGSVAFTPAPEQSKWLDPVGWRSNAIALTRTVAVLRWSGFWRRSTKFVLHDHYQSLALSQGPLERHLELASLRFCMVNVAVIPIQSHLRLDDAVRLIGNESVAGKVRRAAADRESIEAWRLRVGVH is encoded by the coding sequence GTGAGCCTCGAATCGGATCCCGCCCAGTTGGATCAGTCGGATGCGCCGCACAGTGCCGTGCCTGATACTCAGTGGCATCGCTTCACAAAGGCAACGGTTCTGGGTGATGCCCTCAAACTAGTGGGTTTTCTGGGCTTGGCTGTGTTCTATGGAGCAAAGCAGATCCTAGAGAACGACGGCATAGATGAGCTACGGGATTCCGTTTCGGGTATCAGTTCGTTCATTCTCATCATTCTGGCGGCAGTGGCGGCGTTCGTCCTGATTGTCACGGTGTTTTCTGCGATTACGTGGCGCTTCAAGAGGTTTGCCCTCGTTCCAGACGGTATTCACCTTCAGTCCGGAGTTTTCATCAAACAGCATGTTCATGTGCGCTGGGATCGGGTTCAGAGCGTCGATATCAGCCAAAACCTCGTTGCTCGGGTACTCAACCAAGGCAGCGTGGCAGTGGAGAGTGGCGCTGCCGGAACGGACGACGTCGAACTCGGTCTGCTCACGATGAAGCATTGTGAAGCGCTGCGCCAGGTCATCATGGAGGCATCCGCCGCGGCGCGGCTTGGAAAGGATCCAGAGTTCGGAGACTGGACCAAGGGTTCTGCCGTCACCGCGCAGGAGTTTCCTATCTACGCCTTGGAAACGCGCCGGTTAGTGCTCACAACGCTCTACTCCGTTTCAGGAATTGCGGGAATCTTCTCATTGGCTGGAACGTTGCTGGTGGGCCTTGTGCTGGATGGATTCGCATGGATTCCGTTCCTGTTCGTAGTGCTTGGCAGCGCATGGAGCTCCATCAAGAAGCTTGCGAAGACGTGGGGAACGAAGGTCTTCTTGGCCTCCAACGGTGTGCGGATTCGCTCGGGTCTGGTCTCTACCTTCGCTCAGACTGTCGCTCCGGGCCGAGTGCACGCGATCGAGATCAACCAACCTCGGATGTGGCGCCGATTGGGATGGTGGCGCCTGAGTGTTTTGACGTTGGCCACAGGCGAAGTGAACGACGACGCCGACGCGCTCGTTATTCCGGTGGGCACGCGCGAAGAGGTCGAGCGGATGCTGTGGGTCATTCTGCCGGACTTGGGTGTGGATGACGCCCAAGCATTCCTTGAGGAGGCCTTCGCTGGTTCTGGAGGATCGGTGGCCTTCACGCCGGCACCCGAACAGAGCAAGTGGCTCGATCCTGTGGGGTGGCGCTCCAACGCAATTGCGTTGACCCGCACAGTCGCAGTGTTGCGGTGGAGCGGCTTCTGGAGGCGCAGCACGAAGTTCGTGTTGCACGATCACTACCAGTCCTTAGCGCTGAGTCAGGGGCCGTTGGAGAGGCACCTAGAGCTGGCTTCCTTGCGCTTTTGTATGGTGAATGTGGCTGTTATTCCAATCCAATCGCACCTTCGGCTAGATGATGCCGTTCGGCTCATTGGAAATGAGAGCGTGGCGGGCAAGGTACGCCGGGCGGCGGCCGATCGCGAGAGTATCGAAGCGTGGCGCCTGAGGGTGGGCGTTCACTGA
- a CDS encoding uridine kinase family protein, giving the protein MDPLFDINPAERQPLAKVVVVAGPSGTGKTRFTTRSGLPVISLDEFYFEGTHPGMPQRHGMVDWDSPLTWNREGALSALVRLCTEGHTEVPIYDIPTNSRTGVRDVELDGARIVLVEGIFAPEIVRDVRGEGILADAICLKRPRAQTFWFRLARDLDEGRKPPINLIRRGISHFFAEPDTYRRIEANGCRIVTWEEAHETLTNLLARAR; this is encoded by the coding sequence GTGGACCCGCTTTTCGACATCAATCCTGCCGAGCGCCAGCCACTCGCCAAAGTTGTGGTGGTTGCTGGCCCTTCAGGCACCGGAAAAACTCGCTTCACCACCCGATCGGGTTTGCCCGTTATTTCGCTCGATGAGTTCTACTTCGAGGGCACCCACCCGGGCATGCCCCAACGCCACGGGATGGTGGACTGGGATTCGCCTCTCACGTGGAATCGAGAGGGAGCGCTGTCCGCTCTCGTGCGGTTGTGCACGGAGGGGCACACTGAGGTTCCTATCTACGATATTCCAACAAACTCGCGCACCGGCGTCCGCGACGTCGAGTTGGACGGCGCAAGAATTGTCCTCGTGGAAGGTATCTTCGCACCGGAAATTGTGCGTGACGTGCGCGGCGAGGGCATTTTGGCAGACGCCATTTGTCTGAAGCGCCCACGCGCTCAGACCTTCTGGTTCCGTCTGGCTCGCGATTTGGATGAGGGGCGCAAACCTCCGATCAACCTCATACGTCGCGGAATCTCTCATTTCTTTGCAGAGCCCGATACGTACCGGCGGATAGAAGCGAACGGTTGTCGAATTGTCACATGGGAGGAAGCCCACGAGACCCTGACCAACCTTTTGGCTCGCGCACGGTAG
- the panD gene encoding aspartate 1-decarboxylase — MSDNYSAARLRRMMTGKIHRVTVTGADLNYVGSVTVDADLLDAADILAGQEVDIVDVTNGARLTTYTIPGERGSGIININGAAAHLISQGDIAILITYSMLDELTARTYEPHVVFVDEHNHILESSNEPGQVPDSPDLMSSGTTFSSFRAGE; from the coding sequence ATGAGTGACAATTACTCGGCAGCGCGGCTTCGCCGCATGATGACCGGAAAGATCCACCGCGTCACGGTAACCGGGGCTGATCTCAACTATGTTGGATCAGTGACGGTTGATGCCGACCTTCTTGACGCGGCTGACATTCTTGCCGGTCAAGAAGTGGACATCGTCGACGTGACGAATGGTGCGCGCCTAACCACGTACACTATCCCGGGTGAACGCGGTTCGGGCATCATTAACATTAATGGTGCAGCCGCCCACCTCATCAGCCAAGGTGACATCGCCATTCTCATCACGTACTCAATGCTTGATGAACTGACGGCGAGAACCTATGAACCCCACGTCGTGTTTGTGGATGAACACAACCACATCCTCGAGAGTTCGAACGAACCCGGACAGGTTCCCGATTCCCCTGATCTCATGTCTTCCGGAACCACGTTCTCCAGCTTCCGAGCAGGCGAATAG
- the folE gene encoding GTP cyclohydrolase I FolE, with protein MTDRPDLSARPYDEEGVRTAVRDLLVAVGEDPDRDGLRETPDRMARAYREMFAGLHEDPLEVLSKTFDIGHQELVLVKDIPLYSMCEHHLLPFHGVAHVAYIPSEDGRVTGLSKLARLVDGYARRPQIQERLTSQVADGLMEALGARGVIVVMKAEHLCMSMRGVRKPGASTVTSAVRGSMHNHATRAEVMSLINS; from the coding sequence ATGACTGACAGACCGGATCTTTCCGCGCGCCCCTACGATGAAGAGGGCGTGCGCACAGCCGTCCGCGATCTTCTGGTGGCAGTTGGTGAAGATCCCGATCGTGACGGCCTCCGGGAGACCCCCGATCGCATGGCCCGCGCCTATCGCGAGATGTTTGCGGGCCTCCATGAGGATCCTCTCGAGGTCCTGAGCAAGACCTTCGATATTGGGCATCAGGAGCTTGTTCTGGTCAAGGACATCCCGCTGTATTCCATGTGTGAGCATCACCTGCTGCCGTTTCATGGAGTGGCCCACGTGGCCTACATTCCCAGCGAGGACGGGCGGGTGACAGGTCTTTCGAAGTTGGCTCGGCTGGTGGATGGTTATGCCCGCCGCCCACAGATTCAGGAGCGTCTGACCTCGCAGGTAGCAGATGGCCTCATGGAAGCGCTTGGTGCCCGCGGTGTCATCGTGGTGATGAAGGCCGAACACCTGTGCATGTCTATGCGCGGGGTGCGTAAGCCCGGGGCGTCCACTGTGACGTCCGCTGTTCGCGGCAGCATGCACAACCATGCAACTCGTGCAGAGGTCATGAGCCTCATTAACTCGTAA
- the folP gene encoding dihydropteroate synthase has protein sequence MAVPRVLRHLDRTLVMGILNITPDSFSDGGRWVNTDTAIAHGHRLIEQGADIIDVGGESSRPGARPLTADEEWDRVGAVIKALAQTATPISVDTYHAETARRAVEAGAAIVNDVTGGAGDPAMFSTVSALGCPYILQHTRGTPSEMNSRARYANVSGEVSAELQESIDRAVTLGVARSNIIIDPGFGFAKNGEQNWDLAAHFEDIEALGMPILIGVSRKHFLAGMAPGPQPADRDDLTAAMTSYFALRGVWAVRVHEVAASHAAVLAAQHLRHAGMPTPSWVPKGGSK, from the coding sequence ATGGCAGTCCCTCGTGTTCTTCGACATCTTGACCGAACTCTGGTGATGGGCATTCTCAACATCACGCCCGATTCGTTTTCCGACGGCGGCAGGTGGGTCAATACCGATACGGCCATCGCTCACGGCCATCGCCTCATCGAGCAGGGCGCCGACATTATTGATGTTGGAGGCGAGTCGTCCCGGCCGGGTGCCAGACCCCTGACTGCCGATGAGGAGTGGGACCGCGTTGGCGCCGTGATCAAGGCTCTGGCCCAAACTGCCACGCCGATCTCAGTGGATACCTACCACGCGGAGACTGCGCGCCGGGCTGTGGAGGCTGGCGCGGCAATCGTCAACGATGTGACAGGTGGTGCAGGTGATCCGGCCATGTTTTCAACTGTTTCCGCCCTCGGCTGCCCGTACATCTTGCAACACACTCGCGGTACTCCTAGTGAGATGAACTCGCGCGCACGCTACGCAAACGTCTCAGGGGAGGTTTCTGCGGAGCTACAGGAATCCATAGATAGGGCCGTGACACTCGGTGTCGCCCGCAGCAACATCATCATCGATCCGGGTTTCGGATTTGCCAAGAACGGCGAGCAGAACTGGGATCTTGCCGCCCATTTCGAGGACATTGAAGCACTGGGCATGCCGATCCTCATCGGAGTCTCGCGCAAGCATTTCCTAGCGGGAATGGCGCCGGGCCCGCAACCCGCTGATAGGGACGATCTCACTGCCGCCATGACCAGCTACTTTGCTCTTCGTGGCGTGTGGGCCGTGCGCGTGCATGAGGTCGCAGCATCCCATGCCGCCGTGCTCGCGGCGCAGCACCTGCGCCACGCGGGCATGCCCACGCCCAGCTGGGTGCCGAAAGGTGGCTCGAAATGA
- the lysS gene encoding lysine--tRNA ligase, whose amino-acid sequence MTDNVTSADDTPEQIQVRLAKRQKMLDAGIEPYPAELPVTATIAEVREKFEGIEPGAELVDERVGIAGRIMLSRTGGKICFATIQDGAGTRIQIILSLANVGEDALARYKSDADLGDHLFVEGYVGASKRGELSIFATSWQIASKAIRPLPKVYKNADGNEVSLSEEARVRLRHLDLIMRPAARDMVRLRAGVMKSLRANFDSRSYIELETPMLQVMHGGAAARPFKTHINAYDEDLYLRIATELHLKRAVVGGVDRVFEINRNFRNEGADSTHSPEFTALEAYQAYGTYDTMAELTQSLIQQACLDTLGTTTVTLADGQEYDLGGQWAAIDLYDSVSEAVGEEVTVETSRERLEALAEAHDIAVAPFWVNGKIVEEIFEELVGSKLWAPTFVRDFPEDTSPLTRPHRSKPGLTEKWDLYVRGMELGTAYSELADPVIQRERLVAQSLEAANGDPEAMQLDEEFIEAMEQGFPPTGGMGMGIDRLLTAMTGLGIRETITFPFIKPQGK is encoded by the coding sequence GTGACTGATAACGTAACTTCCGCAGACGATACTCCCGAACAGATTCAGGTGCGTCTGGCCAAGCGCCAGAAGATGCTTGACGCGGGCATTGAGCCATACCCGGCAGAGTTGCCGGTGACTGCCACCATTGCGGAAGTTCGTGAGAAGTTCGAGGGCATTGAGCCCGGTGCTGAGCTCGTTGACGAACGCGTTGGCATCGCAGGCCGCATCATGCTCTCACGCACCGGCGGAAAGATCTGCTTCGCAACCATTCAGGACGGCGCGGGCACTCGCATCCAGATCATTCTCTCACTCGCAAACGTTGGTGAAGATGCGCTGGCTCGCTACAAGTCCGACGCCGACCTCGGCGACCACTTGTTTGTTGAAGGTTACGTAGGCGCCTCCAAGCGAGGCGAACTCTCCATCTTCGCAACCTCGTGGCAAATTGCTTCGAAGGCAATTCGTCCGCTTCCAAAGGTATACAAGAACGCTGATGGCAACGAGGTCTCCTTGTCCGAAGAGGCCCGGGTACGTTTGCGTCACCTTGACCTCATCATGCGTCCGGCTGCACGTGACATGGTTCGGTTGCGCGCTGGAGTCATGAAGTCGTTGCGGGCCAACTTTGATTCGCGCAGCTACATTGAGCTTGAGACACCGATGCTTCAGGTCATGCACGGCGGCGCTGCGGCGCGCCCTTTCAAGACTCACATCAATGCTTACGATGAAGATCTCTATTTGCGTATCGCAACTGAACTCCATCTCAAGCGCGCCGTGGTTGGCGGCGTTGATCGAGTCTTTGAGATCAACCGCAACTTCCGCAATGAAGGCGCAGATTCCACGCATTCCCCTGAGTTCACGGCGCTCGAGGCCTATCAGGCATATGGCACGTATGACACGATGGCGGAGCTGACTCAGAGCCTCATACAACAGGCGTGCCTCGATACCTTGGGTACCACTACGGTGACTTTGGCAGATGGGCAGGAATACGATCTGGGCGGCCAGTGGGCTGCGATCGATCTCTACGATTCTGTCTCGGAAGCTGTGGGCGAAGAAGTAACTGTTGAGACCTCGCGCGAACGCCTGGAGGCGCTTGCCGAAGCGCACGATATCGCAGTGGCGCCATTCTGGGTTAACGGGAAGATCGTGGAGGAAATCTTTGAGGAGTTGGTGGGCAGCAAGCTGTGGGCTCCGACTTTCGTTCGTGATTTCCCAGAGGACACCTCCCCGTTGACGCGCCCTCACCGCAGCAAGCCTGGTTTGACTGAGAAGTGGGATCTCTACGTGCGTGGCATGGAGCTGGGAACTGCTTACTCAGAACTGGCTGATCCGGTGATCCAACGCGAACGCCTGGTGGCTCAATCCCTTGAGGCAGCAAATGGTGATCCTGAGGCCATGCAGCTTGATGAGGAGTTCATTGAGGCGATGGAGCAAGGCTTCCCACCAACGGGTGGAATGGGCATGGGTATTGATCGTTTGTTGACGGCTATGACTGGTCTTGGAATCCGCGAGACGATCACGTTCCCATTCATCAAGCCACAAGGCAAGTGA
- a CDS encoding DUF3180 family protein has translation MHRTPWWLILGWIGLGVCLGTLVGVFVLRDGSAPFPIPLATSILILLVAAFIFWGGWQVRRIRKRQPARIGPLAAARVAVLAQSGSRGGSLLFGAFAILAVLYNRSGSSDYVTAHVRAAAAAAVASAVLALVGYLVESWCNVSGDDDGGGTDPIPREPHPGTAVRGKPSKQLENFPLGG, from the coding sequence ATGCACAGGACGCCGTGGTGGCTGATACTTGGCTGGATCGGTTTGGGTGTGTGCCTAGGAACCCTCGTGGGAGTGTTCGTACTGCGCGATGGCTCTGCACCGTTTCCTATCCCGCTGGCCACGAGCATACTGATCCTTCTGGTAGCGGCGTTCATTTTTTGGGGTGGCTGGCAGGTTCGCCGGATTCGAAAACGGCAGCCAGCCCGTATTGGCCCTCTTGCAGCTGCACGTGTGGCCGTATTGGCACAATCAGGTTCTCGCGGCGGATCTCTTCTGTTTGGTGCGTTCGCAATTCTGGCTGTGCTTTACAACCGGTCGGGAAGCTCAGACTACGTCACGGCTCACGTTCGTGCCGCAGCCGCCGCCGCGGTAGCTTCGGCAGTCCTTGCTCTTGTTGGGTACCTCGTTGAGTCGTGGTGCAATGTGAGTGGCGACGACGACGGCGGTGGCACCGATCCGATTCCACGTGAGCCCCATCCGGGCACCGCTGTTCGAGGTAAACCGAGCAAACAACTTGAGAACTTTCCGCTCGGTGGATAG
- a CDS encoding Rossmann-like and DUF2520 domain-containing protein encodes MSENLNQGRTAASGERMVPHRAGRLRIGIISAGRVGAALGSGLRAAGHTITGAYASSEASRDRLETMLPGIPAMPVQQIIENSDLVLIAIPDDEIAGLADGAAKLGLWRPGQLVIHVAGSRGTSILAPAAKSGALTLAIHPAMTFTGTSLDVARLVGCPFAVTGPAMLLPIGQALVTELGGHPVVVGEEDRGLYHAALSHGANHLVTLVVEAMRMLEAVGVEDSGAYLAPLLEASLDGALRSGEALLTGPVVRGDVGTVAEHAAAIDALAATGEYGDVPPVYRALATATAQRAQERRILRPEQAEAILAVLKQ; translated from the coding sequence ATGTCTGAGAACCTGAACCAAGGTCGCACAGCCGCATCTGGCGAACGCATGGTGCCTCACCGTGCGGGTAGGCTCCGCATCGGAATCATCTCCGCTGGCAGAGTAGGTGCGGCACTGGGATCTGGCCTGCGCGCCGCTGGCCACACCATCACGGGAGCGTATGCCTCCTCCGAGGCCAGTCGCGACCGCCTCGAAACTATGCTCCCCGGCATCCCGGCGATGCCTGTGCAGCAGATAATTGAGAACTCAGACCTCGTTCTCATTGCCATTCCCGACGACGAAATCGCTGGCCTTGCGGACGGAGCCGCCAAGCTAGGACTGTGGCGGCCCGGTCAACTCGTCATTCACGTGGCCGGCAGCCGCGGCACATCCATTCTGGCGCCCGCAGCAAAATCCGGTGCGCTCACCTTGGCCATCCATCCGGCGATGACGTTCACGGGTACGTCGCTAGACGTAGCGCGGCTCGTCGGCTGCCCCTTCGCTGTCACCGGCCCGGCAATGCTGCTCCCTATTGGTCAAGCGTTGGTGACGGAACTAGGTGGGCATCCCGTCGTCGTCGGCGAAGAAGATCGCGGTCTGTACCACGCGGCTTTGTCTCACGGAGCCAACCATCTTGTCACTCTTGTTGTCGAGGCAATGCGGATGCTTGAAGCTGTGGGTGTCGAGGATTCGGGTGCTTACCTAGCGCCGCTTCTCGAGGCATCGCTCGACGGAGCGTTGCGATCGGGAGAAGCGTTGCTCACAGGGCCTGTGGTGCGCGGTGATGTGGGGACGGTGGCGGAGCACGCTGCTGCGATCGATGCGCTCGCGGCCACAGGGGAATATGGGGACGTGCCGCCCGTGTACCGCGCACTTGCAACGGCAACTGCCCAGCGGGCACAAGAACGCAGGATTCTGCGCCCGGAACAGGCAGAAGCGATCCTCGCAGTACTCAAGCAATGA
- a CDS encoding glutathione peroxidase, which produces MENASQIADIRNITFRNSKGEETDLSALADQVVLIVNVASKCGLAPQYEQLEDLQKTYGDKGLQIIGFPCNQFLGQEPGSMEEILEYCSVTWGVTFPIMDKIRVNGSHAAPMYKALKDLAEGPAMRGPIKWNFEKFVLTPDDHLYRFAPTTKPDSPEVMEAITSHLPLAA; this is translated from the coding sequence ATGGAAAACGCCTCTCAGATTGCGGACATCAGAAACATCACCTTTCGTAATTCGAAGGGCGAGGAGACCGATCTCTCCGCGCTCGCGGATCAGGTGGTGCTCATAGTAAATGTGGCCTCCAAGTGTGGCCTCGCGCCGCAGTATGAGCAACTTGAGGACCTCCAGAAGACCTACGGGGACAAGGGCCTTCAGATCATAGGATTCCCCTGCAACCAGTTTCTTGGTCAGGAACCAGGTTCAATGGAAGAGATCCTTGAGTACTGCTCGGTGACGTGGGGTGTCACGTTCCCGATCATGGACAAGATTAGGGTGAACGGATCTCATGCGGCCCCCATGTACAAGGCGCTGAAAGACTTGGCCGAAGGCCCCGCCATGCGCGGACCCATCAAATGGAACTTTGAGAAGTTTGTGCTAACGCCTGATGATCACCTCTACCGATTCGCGCCAACAACCAAGCCCGATTCTCCTGAGGTTATGGAAGCCATCACGAGCCACCTTCCGCTCGCTGCCTGA
- the panC gene encoding pantoate--beta-alanine ligase has translation MKLTQTKEELRKALGELEGSVALVMTMGALHEGHLSLVRAARASAQNVVVSIFVNPLQFGPGEDYEAYPRDLEADMALLGTVGVEVVFAPAAEELYPREPLVRINPGPVAALYEGKTRPTHFAGVLQVVNKVLNLVHPDVAFFGQKDAQQLALIRTLVADLDIPVEIRSVPIKREESGLALSSRNAYLNDEERIEALAISQALIVGRDAAARGGAPDSVRALVQRHLEQAPGVTLDYLSLVDPETFGEIESGTAATRGLLVTAAWVGSTRLIDNMEVLFHE, from the coding sequence GTGAAGTTGACGCAGACCAAAGAGGAACTCCGGAAGGCGTTGGGAGAGCTTGAGGGCTCCGTAGCGCTGGTCATGACGATGGGTGCGCTCCATGAGGGCCACCTGTCCTTGGTACGTGCGGCGCGCGCGAGCGCCCAGAACGTTGTTGTTTCGATTTTTGTCAATCCACTTCAGTTTGGCCCGGGCGAGGATTATGAGGCCTACCCACGCGACCTTGAAGCAGACATGGCATTGCTTGGCACGGTAGGTGTGGAGGTTGTGTTCGCGCCTGCGGCCGAGGAGCTGTATCCGCGTGAACCGCTCGTGCGGATTAATCCGGGTCCGGTCGCAGCTCTTTACGAAGGAAAGACGCGGCCAACACACTTCGCCGGGGTTTTGCAGGTAGTTAACAAGGTCCTCAACCTCGTGCACCCGGATGTGGCTTTCTTCGGACAGAAGGATGCCCAGCAACTGGCTCTCATCCGAACACTGGTTGCCGATCTGGACATACCGGTTGAGATTCGGTCAGTCCCGATCAAACGCGAGGAGTCCGGGCTGGCGTTGTCCTCGCGAAATGCCTATCTCAACGATGAAGAACGAATCGAAGCATTGGCGATCAGCCAAGCCCTCATTGTGGGGCGCGATGCGGCCGCCCGTGGGGGTGCGCCAGATTCGGTGCGCGCACTCGTCCAGCGGCACCTGGAGCAAGCTCCGGGTGTCACACTCGATTACCTCTCACTTGTGGATCCCGAAACCTTTGGAGAGATAGAATCCGGAACCGCGGCAACACGCGGCTTGCTCGTAACTGCCGCGTGGGTCGGGTCCACGCGACTCATCGACAACATGGAGGTGCTTTTCCATGAGTGA
- the folK gene encoding 2-amino-4-hydroxy-6-hydroxymethyldihydropteridine diphosphokinase produces MSDVVSIFGVTADGCHGVLPEERTYLQPFVADIEVEVDTRQAAISDDVAQTISYSDVANDAVQVITGESVNLIETLASHIADKVLARGALSVTVTLHKPKAPVPLPFSDAQVRIHRDGPLKDSQAGLRHVVLALGANLGDTQGSLEWAIGQIRLLDVNVVAVSSFLRTAPVLAEGQAPQADYLNAVMCIDTALAPLDLLAALERIEVRGGRVRHERWGARLLDIDIIDVEGITSTYSHLLLPHPRAAERLFVLVPWHQIEPDATLLGRPISDLIDDLVRSGKSL; encoded by the coding sequence ATGAGCGATGTGGTTTCCATCTTCGGCGTTACGGCCGACGGTTGCCACGGCGTTCTCCCCGAAGAGCGCACCTACCTTCAACCTTTTGTGGCGGACATTGAGGTTGAGGTAGATACGCGCCAAGCTGCGATTTCCGACGACGTCGCCCAAACGATCTCGTACTCGGACGTTGCGAACGACGCGGTGCAGGTCATCACTGGCGAATCGGTGAACCTCATCGAAACGCTTGCTTCGCACATCGCGGATAAGGTGTTGGCACGCGGGGCGCTCTCCGTGACAGTCACGCTTCATAAGCCGAAAGCGCCGGTTCCGCTGCCGTTCTCAGACGCACAGGTGCGCATTCATCGGGACGGACCGTTGAAGGACTCGCAAGCCGGGCTGCGCCACGTCGTGCTGGCCTTAGGCGCCAATTTGGGAGATACACAGGGTTCGCTCGAGTGGGCAATCGGGCAGATTCGGCTGTTGGACGTAAATGTGGTTGCGGTCTCTAGCTTCCTGCGAACCGCTCCCGTGCTCGCAGAGGGGCAGGCACCCCAAGCCGATTACCTTAATGCGGTGATGTGCATCGATACCGCACTGGCGCCGCTGGACCTGCTTGCCGCGCTGGAACGAATCGAGGTTCGTGGCGGAAGGGTCCGCCACGAACGCTGGGGCGCCCGGCTGCTCGACATCGACATCATTGACGTGGAAGGCATTACTTCCACCTATTCGCATTTGCTGCTGCCACATCCGCGTGCAGCGGAACGGCTCTTCGTGCTGGTGCCGTGGCATCAGATCGAACCAGATGCCACTTTGCTGGGCCGCCCAATATCGGATCTGATTGACGATCTGGTGCGGTCAGGGAAGTCTCTCTGA
- a CDS encoding PH domain-containing protein, which translates to MFTPLAPGLTFKPVDPAFARVKLISSFFLGVPALVAAVVVTILTWESFRWAALGIVVVVGLWLWYVVLVWRRVRAMGYAELEEELVLCRGIMFRALEVIPYGRMQQVTVSSGPLLKRYGLASVTLVTAAAGTNGVIPGVPQAEAERLRTKLTALGTAEMEGL; encoded by the coding sequence ATGTTCACCCCCTTGGCTCCTGGCCTAACGTTCAAACCGGTTGACCCCGCATTTGCACGAGTCAAACTCATATCCTCGTTCTTTCTGGGCGTACCAGCGCTGGTCGCTGCTGTGGTAGTCACCATTCTGACGTGGGAATCCTTCCGGTGGGCGGCCCTCGGAATCGTTGTGGTTGTGGGGTTGTGGCTCTGGTACGTGGTGCTCGTATGGAGGCGCGTGCGCGCGATGGGGTACGCAGAACTTGAGGAAGAGTTGGTACTTTGCCGTGGCATTATGTTCCGAGCTTTGGAGGTTATTCCATATGGCCGTATGCAGCAGGTGACGGTATCTTCCGGCCCACTTCTTAAACGGTACGGATTGGCATCTGTAACGCTCGTTACAGCAGCGGCAGGCACTAACGGCGTAATTCCCGGAGTTCCTCAAGCCGAGGCGGAGCGTTTGCGTACCAAGCTCACAGCACTCGGCACTGCGGAGATGGAGGGCCTGTGA